From the Fibrobacter sp. UWR3 genome, one window contains:
- a CDS encoding SufE family protein: MSGTIAERIEEVRAKFASFTDPDDKWKYLLDLARAHQGMDASLKDEKFIIQGCASTMYLVPKFTGEVIHFEMDVEGGTTNPLISRGLGALALKVYNDLAPSEILSLDPVFFQDIGLNVGLSPTRSNGFASLVKQIYLYARVYSAIAKK, encoded by the coding sequence ATGTCGGGTACTATCGCAGAAAGAATTGAAGAAGTCCGTGCGAAGTTCGCTTCGTTCACCGACCCCGATGACAAGTGGAAATACCTGCTTGACCTTGCGCGCGCCCACCAGGGCATGGACGCAAGCCTCAAGGACGAAAAGTTCATTATCCAGGGGTGCGCCTCCACGATGTACCTTGTGCCGAAGTTTACGGGCGAGGTAATCCATTTCGAGATGGACGTGGAAGGCGGTACGACGAACCCGCTTATAAGCCGTGGCCTGGGTGCACTCGCACTCAAGGTTTACAACGATCTTGCCCCGAGCGAGATTCTTTCGCTCGACCCGGTATTCTTCCAGGATATCGGTCTCAATGTGGGGCTTTCGCCGACCCGCTCCAACGGGTTTGCGAGCCTCGTGAAACAAATTTATCTGTATGCTCGCGTCTATAGCGCGATAGCCAAAAAATAG
- a CDS encoding gamma carbonic anhydrase family protein, which translates to MARIVELDGKRPELGNRVFVADGACLVGEVSVGDDSSVFYNAVLRGDLAPIRVGCRTNIQDNVTVHVSTGVPTVIGNEVTVGHNAVLHACTIDDNVLIGMGAIVMDGAHIKKNCIVGAGAVVTQGKEFPENSLVVGAPAHVVRELTVDEMERVSGGMQRYVEIKDMLLRGNG; encoded by the coding sequence ATGGCTAGAATTGTAGAATTGGATGGTAAGCGCCCGGAACTCGGGAACCGTGTTTTTGTTGCCGACGGGGCGTGCCTCGTGGGCGAGGTTTCCGTGGGCGATGATTCCTCCGTGTTCTACAATGCCGTGCTGCGAGGCGACCTGGCACCGATTCGCGTGGGTTGCCGCACGAATATCCAGGATAACGTTACGGTTCATGTGTCTACCGGAGTGCCGACGGTTATCGGGAACGAGGTTACCGTGGGCCATAACGCAGTCTTACATGCCTGCACTATCGACGACAACGTGCTTATAGGGATGGGCGCCATCGTGATGGACGGCGCTCACATAAAAAAGAACTGCATCGTGGGTGCGGGTGCCGTTGTGACGCAGGGGAAGGAATTCCCCGAGAACTCGCTTGTCGTGGGTGCGCCCGCACATGTGGTGCGCGAACTCACCGTCGATGAGATGGAACGAGTGAGTGGCGGCATGCAGCGCTATGTGGAAATCAAGGACATGCTCCTGCGCGGGAACGGTTGA